A stretch of Episyrphus balteatus chromosome 2, idEpiBalt1.1, whole genome shotgun sequence DNA encodes these proteins:
- the LOC129911164 gene encoding uncharacterized protein LOC129911164, whose amino-acid sequence MAYESVFDEDVEKLSKLIETGTFRFKIVSARCSPGSSSGDNYMSVVKRIVLIGRDSDENEKNTSLIVKRQIASLSRRELYRCDEAFGNEISAFNEVVPLLERQTTSGLIFPRCYFAGSDEAGDIIVLEDLKEQNFSMRNRLHGLDFEHCKLVMEELARLHAASIGAKRADFYEFRSKMECLRDIVYCEEAREFYKNVLDSAIDEAVNSLRTSNTDGCLTEAIRLIEILRPTLFEKLKANISSQMAPNTVICHGDLWINNMMFKDENATGKPIAVRFFDLQAMRYTSPVFDILHFLYTSTKRDMRDVYLAKILETYCNRVNMLIDQQNYQDIGIDLDAIKKSFSLQSIIEEFKEKVLYGLAICMWILPAVTFDVNNLPNLDLLSETNQDGKELKCTQKLTPEYHSRIRDLALEFYENGFLNCSE is encoded by the exons ATGGCCTATGAAAGTGTGTTTGACGAAGATGTCGAGAAATTAAGTAAACTAATCGAAACTGGCACTTTTCGGTTTAAAATTGTATCGGCTAGATGCTCTCCGGGTAGTAGTTCTGGTGACAACTATATGTCAGTAGTTAAACGGATCGTACTCATTGGCCGAGATTCTGACGAGAACG aaaaaaatacatcatTGATTGTAAAGAGACAAATAGCAAGCCTTTCACGTCGTGAACTTTACCGTTGCGATGAGGCTTTTGGCAATGAAATTTCAGCATTTAACGAAGTTGTTCCGTTATTAGAGAGGCAAACCACCTCAGGACTGATCTTTCCCAGATGTTACTTTGCTGGTAGCGATGAAGCAGGTGATATCATAGTTTTAGAAGATTTAAAGGAACAAAACTTTTCCATGCGAAATCGTCTTCATGGACTCGACTTTGAACATTGTAAACTTGTTATGGAA GAGTTGGCTAGATTGCATGCCGCCTCAATTGGAGCTAAACGTGCTGATTTCTACGAATTTCGATCAAAGATGGAATGCCTTCGTGATATAGTGTATTGTGAAGAAGCTcgagaattttataaaaatgttctcGACTCTGCTATAGATGAAGCTGTTAACAGCTTAAGAACTTCAAATACTGATGGTTGTCTTACTGAAGCCATTCGCCTTATAGAAATATTACGACcgacactttttgaaaaattaaaagccaatatttcctcgcaaatggcgcccaacacagTGATATGTCATGGTGATCTTTGGATAAATAACATGATGTTCAAAGATGAGAATGCAACTGGAAAGCCAATTGCAGTTAGGTTCTTTGACTTGCAAGCAATGCGCTACACGTCTCCGGTTTTCGACATACTTCACTTTCTCTACACTAGTACAAAGCGAGATATGCGCGATGTGTACCTGGCAAAAATTCTAGAAACTTATTGCAATCGTGTTAACATGCTTATTGATCAACAAAACTATCAAGACATTGGGATAGATCTTGATGCTATTAAGAAATCCTTTTCTTTACAAAGTATTATAGAAGAGTTTAAGGAAAAAGTCCTCTATGGACTAGCTATATGTATGTGGATTCTGCCTGCTGTGACATTCGATGTAAATAATCTACCTAACTTGGATTTGTTAAGCGAGACAAATCAGGATGGAAAAGAGCTTAAATGTACGCAGAAACTTACCCCGGAATATCATTCCCGAATAAGGGATCTGGCTTTGGAGTTCTATGAAAATGGTTTCCTAAATTGTTCTGAatga
- the LOC129910755 gene encoding signal recognition particle subunit SRP68 encodes MVEDTNVQENTESSVENEQTTIPEAPKVFTLEILHMIKDSQQQHGLRHGDFQRYRGYCTRRIRRLRKALKFPQGDKRHFKRRDVTVANLTGKHADEKYIHIPLISAERAWAYAMQLRQESNTEVRKKFHLVNKLRRACFYALQLQELCNSDSFDARTKLECEAYVAWMHGTLHFELSLWKTAGEHFKKAQVVYENLAQALPEDEQALYKAKVDELTPSLRYCAYNIGDGTSMDDLLEMRAKGLLENLDHLVNQTKNESSEGLQTIEWRSRKVTVRPEKVRLFLLSVQELDKSLEKAKTPEAKIELIENTLMDCKDAITAVKEEIKQDPKLRSVTTGQTVTGIQYLLAYLSYIRLSRTLERNMCLVEQARSSFEDPNQAKPKTNTEGKRVRPQDLTRLFEIILQNITEMQQISGMEDDSKYQKEIESLALGFKAFRCYYIALTLVDMKKWKEAVALYERSMKYASEAMKSNPPKQYNLSADLPKLISTIDGCKFSAHAYSVLEDDNSEDSIFTSKAQKSTKPLYERLSQYKEDQSLNTKNPNVFKLTPEMQPIPCKPLFFDLALNYVELPSLDDKLASPGKKGAASISGFVKGFLGWGGNK; translated from the exons atggttgaaGACACAAATGTACAAGAAAATACTGAAAGTTCAGTTGAAAATGAACAAACAACTATCCCAGAAGCACCTAAAGTTTTCACTTTGGAGA TTCTTCACATGATCAAGGATTCTCAACAACAGCATGGTCTGCGTCATGGAGATTTCCAACGTTATCGTGGTTATTGCACCAGACGCATCCGCCGTCTCAGGAAAGCATTGAAATTCCCACAGGGAGACAAGAGACACTTCAAGCGTCGTGATGTGACTGTTGCCAACTTGACTGGGAAACATGCTGACGAAAAGTACATTCATATTCCATTGATATCCGCTGAGCGTGCTTGGGCTTATGCCATGCAG CTTCGTCAAGAATCCAACACAGAAGTAAGAAAGAAGTTCCATCTGGTGAACAAGCTACGCAGAGCTTGTTTCTATGCCCTCCAGCTGCAGGAACTGTGCAAT AGCGACTCATTTGATGCCAGGACTAAGCTGGAATGTGAAGCCTACGTCGCATGGATGCATGGAACTCTGCATTTTGAGTTGTCATTGTGGAAGACAGCTGGCGAGCACTTCAAGAAGGCTCAAGTCGTCTATGAGAATCTCGCCCAGGCTCTGCCTGAAGACGAGCAGGCACTCTACAAGGCCAAGGTCGATGAGTTGACCCCATCGCTGCGCTACTGCGCCTACAACATTGGCGACGGAACTTCTATGGATGATTTGTTGGAAATGCGTGCCAAGGGACTCCTCGAAAACCTCGACCATCTTGTGAATCAAACCAAGAACGAGAGCAGTGAGGGATTGCAAACCATTGAGTGGCGCAGTCGTAAGGTTACAGTTCGTCCTGAAAAGGTGCGTTTGTTCCTATTAAGTGTCCAGGAGCTGGACAAGAGTCTCGAGAAGGCTAAGACTCCCGAGGCTAAGATTGAACTCATCGAAAACACTCTCATGGATTGCAAGGACGCTATCACAGCCGTCAAAGAGGAGATCAAACAAGATCCCAAACTGCGGTCGGTCACTACTGGCCAGACAGTCACTGGAATTCAATATCTCTTGGCTTATCTGTCGTACATTCGGCTAAGTCGCACTTTGGAGCGGAATATGTGTCTTGTTGAACAGGCCAGGTCGAGCtttgaagaccctaaccaagCCAAACCCAAGACTAACACCGAGGGAAAACGCGTACGTCCACAGGACCTCACTAGACTGTTTGAGATTATCCTCCAGAACATTACAGAAATGCAGCAAATCTCTGGAATGGAAGATGATTCCAAGTATCAGAAAGAAATCGAGAGTCTTGCTTTGGGATTCAAGGCATTCCGTTGCTACTACATTGCCCTCACCTTAGTCGACATGAAGAAATGGAAAGAAGCCGTGGCTCTCTACGAACGTTCCATGAAATATGCCTCCGAAGCCATGAAGTCCAACCCACCCAAACAATACAATTTGAGTGCCGATTTGCCAAAACTGATTTCCACCATCGATGGATGTAAATTCTCTGCTCATGCATACAGTGTCCTTGAGGATGATAATTCTGAGGATTCCATTTTCACATCGAAAGCACAGAAATCAACGAAACCTCTATACGAACGTTTGTCCCAGTACAAGGAAGATCAATCGCTAAATACAAAGAATCCAAATGTATTCAAGTTGACTCCAGAAATGCAACCTATTCCATGCAAACCTTTATTCTTCGATTTGGCGTTGAATTATGTAGAATTGCCATCTTTGGATGATAAATTGGCATCACCTGGCAAAAAGGGTGCCGCATCGATTTCTGGGTTTGTCAAGGGATTCCTTGGTTGGGGTGGCAATAAGTAA
- the LOC129910686 gene encoding protein Pixie, translated as MSRNKEKEETDKQTRIAIVSDDKCKPKRCRQECKKSCPVVRMGKLCIEVSPISKIASLSEELCIGCGICVKKCPFDAITIINVPSNLEKHTTHRYSKNSFKLHRLPIPRPGEVLGLVGQNGIGKSTALKILAGKQKPNLGRYVDPPDWQEILAYFRGSELQNYFTKILEDNLKALIKPQYVDQIPKAVRGSVAALLDRKDELKNQNEICKMLDLTHIRDRDVAALSGGELQRFAIAIVCIQNGDILMFDEPSSYLDVKQRLNAAVTIRSLIHADKFIIVVEHDLSVLDYLSDFICCLYGIPGCYGVVTMPFSVREGINIFLDGFVPTENMRFRTESLTFKVSESATEEEIKRMNHYIYPKMTKTLGGFRLAVQEGHFSDSEILVLLGENGTGKTTFIRMLAGNLEPDEGSGKLPVLNISYKPQKISPKSQGTVRYLLHEKIRDAYVHPQFIADVMKPMKIEEIMDQEVQNLSGGELQRVALVLCLGKPADVYLIDEPSAYLDSEQRLVAAKVIKRYILHAKKTGFIVEHDFIMATYLADRVIVLEGQPSVNTTAFTPQSLLNGMNRFLELLGITFRRDPNNFRPRINKNNSVKDVDQKRSGQFFFLDDQSN; from the exons aTGTCTCGCAACAAGGAAAAAGAAGAAACCGACAAACAAACGCGTATTGCCATCGTCAGCGATGACAAATGCAAACCAAAACGATGTCGTCAGGAGTGCAAAAAGTCCTGTCCCGTCGTCCGTATGGGTAAACTTTGTATTGAAGTCAGTCCCATATCGAAAATTGCCTCGCTGTCTGAGGAACTTTGTATTGGTTGCGGTATTTGTGTGAAg AAATGTCCATTCGATGCTATTACCATTATTAATGTGCCCAGTAATCTGGAGAAGCACACTACGCATCGTTATTCCAAGAATTCATTTAAACTTCATCGTTTGCCCATTCCCCGTCCCGGCGAGGTCCTCGGTTTGGTCGGTCAAAATGGTATCGGCAAGTCGACAGCTTTGAAGATCCTTGCCGGTAAACAGAAACCAAATCTGGGAAGATACGTTGACCCACCAGATTGGCAAGAGATTCTTGCTTATTTCCGTGGATCGGAATTGCAGAATTACTTTACCAAAATCCTTGAGGACAATTTGAAGGCCTTGATTAAGCCTCAATACGTTGATCAGATTCCCAAGGCAGTGCGTGGCAGTGTTGCCGCACTCCTCGATCGTAAAGATGAGCTCAAGAACCAAAATGAGATCTGTAAAATGTTGGATTTGACTCACATCCGGGATCGAGATGTGGCTGCATTGTCTGGAGGAGAATTGCAACGTTTTGCCATTGCCATCGTTTGTATCCAAAACGGAGACATTCTTATGTTCGATGAACCTTCGTCGTATTTGGATGTAAAGCAGAGATTAAACGCCGCTGTTACAATTCGCAGTTTGATTCATGCCGACAA ATTCATCATTGTAGTAGAGCACGATTTGTCTGTGCTGGATTATCTTTCTGATTTTATTTGTTGCTTGTATGGAATTCCTGGATGCTACGGTGTGGTAACTATGCCTTTCTCCGTTCGAGAAGGTATCAATATCTTCCTTGACGGTTTCGTTCCAACTGAAAACATGAGATTCCGAACTGAATCATTGACTTTTAAG GTCTCCGAGTCAGCAACGGAAGAAGAAATCAAACGAATGAACCATTACATCTATCCCAAGATGACCAAGACTTTGGGCGGATTCAGGCTGGCTGTTCAAGAGGGTCACTTTAGTGATTCTGAGATTCTTGTGCTGCTGGGAGAAAACGGTACCGGAAAGACGACCTTCATTCGAATGTTAGCTGGCAATTTGGAACCCGATGAGGGTTCTGGAAAGCTCCCTGTGCTTAATATTTCGTACAAACCACAAAAGATTTCACCCAAATCCCAAGGAACTGTCCGTTATCTATTGCACGAAAAGATCCGAGATGCTTATGTTCATCCACAATTTATCGCTGATGTTATGAAACCAATGAAGATCGAAGAAATCATGGACCAAGAGGTGCAAAACTTGTCTGGAGGAGAATTGCAACGTGTTGCCTTGGTGCTGTGCCTGGGAAAACCCGCCGATGTATACCTTATCGATGAACCATCTGCGTATTTGGATTCCGAACAGCGTTTAGTTGCAGCTAAAGTTATCAAACGTTACATTTTGCATGCCAAGAAGACTGGTTTTATTGTTGAGCACGATTTTATTATGGCAACTTACTTGGCTGATCGTGTGATTGTACTTGAGGGTCAACCTTCGGTGAATACAACTGCATTTACTCCACAATCCCTACTCAATGGCATGAATCGATTCTTGGAACTGTTGGGAATTACTTTCCGTCGTGATCCGAATAACTTTAGGCCTAGAATCAATAAGAATAATTCAGTCAAG GATGTTGATCAAAAACGATCAGGACAATTCTTCTTCTTGGATGATCAAAGTAACTAA